Proteins from a genomic interval of Quercus robur chromosome 9, dhQueRobu3.1, whole genome shotgun sequence:
- the LOC126700907 gene encoding aspartic proteinase CDR1-like, which translates to MLPSLILSYRPFGYSNVPQAQLIPYQGQHLMKASIGTPPVDIYGVADTASNLVWTPCVPCNDYCFKQIHPLFDPKKSSTYSEIYCHSEKCQVWDEGHCSPQNSCIYSSGYVSGLSQGVLAKEKATITSTSGQAVSFDIALGCGHNNTLHSDVQATIGLGSGPLSFVSQIGSKRFSYCLLPFGTESTDPSITSKISFGNGSEVVGDGVVSTPIVDRESRHEYYVTLEGISVGDTYVPFNSSGKVSKGNMLIDSGSPALSLPPDFYDRLEVEVKKQISIDPIKNDTLLGTRLCYRTEITNENGPILTVHFEGADVELKPIQTFNRPIKRYEYYCFGITNIGSTYNGFSDGTGVYGNYVQANFLIGYDLETRMVSFKPTDCTKL; encoded by the coding sequence ATGCTTCCTTCTCTCATATTATCTTATAGGCCTTTTGGTTACAGTAATGTCCCCCAAGCACAATTAATACCATACCAAGGTCAGCATCTCATGAAGGCCTCAATTGGCACTCCACCAGTAGACATCTATGGCGTTGCCGATACAGCTAGTAACCTTGTGTGGACACCATGTGTACCTTGTAATGATTACTGCTTCAAACAGATTCATCCCCTGTTTGATCCTAAAAAGTCCTCCACATATAGTGAAATTTATTGTCATTCAGAAAAATGTCAAGTATGGGACGAAGGCCATTGTTCTCCTCAAAATAGTTGCATTTACAGCAGTGGATATGTAAGTGGTTTATCCCAAGGTGTTCTGGCCAAAGAAAAAGCCACCATCACTTCTACCTCTGGGCAAGCGGTTTCTTTTGACATTGCTTTAGGATGTGGACACAACAATACCCTCCATTCCGATGTCCAAGCAACTATTGGGTTAGGATCAGGGCCTTTGTCCTTTGTTTCACAAATTGGTAGCAAGAGATTTTCTTATTGCTTGTTGCCATTTGGTACTGAATCAACTGATCCTAGTATTACAAGCAAGATAAGTTTTGGCAATGGCAGTGAAGTTGTGGGTGATGGTGTGGTTTCAACACCAATTGTAGATCGAGAATCTAGACATGAATATTATGTGACACTAGAAGGAATTAGTGTTGGAGACACATATGTGCCCTTTAACTCTTCAGGTAAGGTTTCTAAGGGCAACATGTTAATCGATTCAGGATCACCAGCATTGTCTTTGCCACCAGATTTTTACGATCGCTTAGAGGTGGAAGTGAAGAAGCAGATTTCAATTGATCCCATTAAGAATGACACTTTATTGGGGACACGGCTTTGCTATAGAACTGAAATTACTAATGAAAATGGACCAATATTGACTGTCCATTTTGAAGGTGCAGATGTGGAGTTGAAACCTATACAAACTTTCAATCGACCGATTAAAAGATATGAATATTATTGCTTTGGAATTACAAATATTGGAAGTACATATAATGGATTTTCGGATGGCACAGGAGTATATGGCAACTATGTTCAAGCAAATTTTTTGATTGGGTATGACTTGGAAACAAGGATGGTCTCCTTCAAGCCGACTGATTGCACCAAACTGTAG
- the LOC126700906 gene encoding aspartic proteinase CDR1-like: protein MASSVRFDPCFFVASILLYYVIGLLATVHNVPQAQLTPYKGQHLMKVSIGTPPVDIYGLTDTGSSLVWTRCPCDVCYNQIHPKFNPKKSCTYSEISCQSEQCHLLLDEAACSPQNICNFNTGYASGLSKGVLAKEKVSITSTSGQAVSFDIAFGCAHNDSFYFDAMGIIGLGPGPSSFVSQIGSKRFSYCLLPYGTDPSITSKISFGNGSEVVGDGVVSTPLIVTKDLPSYYYVTLEGISVGDTYVPFNSSGKVSKGNTFIDSGTPQLGLPPDFYDRLVVEVKKQISIDPIKDDSLLGTRLCYRTEITNENGPILTVHFEGADVKLKPIQTFNRPLKEYEYYCFGITSTANSDLASWDGLGIYGNYFQANLLIGYDLETMMVSFKPTDCTKQ from the coding sequence ATGGCAAGCAGTGTACGATTTGATCCATGCTTCTTTGTTGCCTCTATTCTCTTATATTATGTTATAGGCCTTTTGGCAACAGTTCATAATGTCCCCCAAGCACAATTAACACCATACAAAGGTCAGCATCTCATGAAGGTCTCAATTGGCACTCCACCAGTAGACATCTATGGCCTTACCGATACAGGTAGTAGCCTTGTGTGGACACGATGTCCTTGTGATGTCTGCTACAATCAGATTCATCCCAAGTTCAATCCTAAAAAGTCCTGCACATACAGTGAAATTTCTTGTCAATCAGAACAATGTCATCTACTATTGGACGAAGCCGCTTGTTCTCCTCAAAATATTTGCAATTTCAATACTGGATATGCAAGTGGTTTGTCCAAAGGTGTTCTGGCCAAAGAAAAAGTTTCCATCACTTCTACCTCAGGGCAAGCGGTTTCCTTTGATATTGCTTTTGGATGTGCACACAATGATTCCTTCTATTTCGATGCAATGGGAATCATTGGGTTAGGACCAGGGCCTTCGTCCTTTGTTTCACAAATTGGTAGCAAGAGGTTTTCTTACTGCTTGTTACCATATGGTACTGATCCTAGCATTACAAGCAAGATAAGTTTTGGGAATGGCAGTGAGGTTGTGGGTGATGGTGTGGTTTCAACACCTTTAATAGTCACAAAAGATTTACCTTCCTATTATTATGTGACGCTTGAAGGAATTAGTGTTGGAGACACGTATGTGCCCTTTAACTCTTCAGGTAAGGTTTCTAAGGGCAACACGTTTATCGACTCAGGAACACCACAATTAGGTTTGCCACCAGATTTTTATGATCGCCTAGTGGTGGAAGTGAAGAAGCAGATTTCAATTGATCCCATTAAGGATGACTCTCTTTTGGGAACACGGCTTTGCTATAGAACTGAAATTACTAATGAAAATGGACCAATATTGACTGTCCATTTTGAAGGTGCAGATGTGAAGTTAAAGCCTATACAAACTTTCAATCGACCACTTAAAGAATATGAATATTACTGCTTTGGAATTACAAGTACTGCAAATTCTGATTTGGCAAGTTGGGATGGCTTAGGAATATATGGAAACTATTTTCAAGCAAATTTGTTGATTGGGTATGACTTGGAAACAATGATGGTCTCCTTCAAGCCGACTGATTGCACCAAACAGTAG